A segment of the Candidatus Protochlamydia naegleriophila genome:
CTGACTATTATTGCTATTTTAGAGACGCATGTGCATGCCGACTTTGTCTCAGGATCTCTTGAGCTAAAGCAACAGCTGAAGGGGAGGCCCCGCATTTATGCATCGGGAATGGGAGGAGAAGAATGGACTCCATCTTATGCAGATCACGTTGTCAAAGATGGCGATAGTTTGAAAATCGGATCACTTCGGTTGGAAGCATTGCATACGCCGGGACATACTCCAGAGCATGTCATGTGGACTTGTTATGATGAAACGCGCAATGCCGATCTTGCTTGGTTTGTTTTTTCGGGGGATTGCTTATTTGTTGGCAGCGTGGGGCGTCCGGATTTATTAGGTGAGAAGGAATTTGATAATTTGTCATCAAGACTTTATCAGAGTCTTTTTGAAACATTGGCCACTTTGCCGGATTCAGCCGAAATTTTTCCGGCTCATGGCGCAGGGTCTCTATGTGGCAAGGCCTTGAGTGGGATTTCCTCTTCAACGATTGGATATGAAAGAAGCAGTAATCCCTATCTCATTCTAAGTCAAAAGGAAGAATGGAAAAAAGCGATTCGCCAAGATCTTCCAGCCGTTCCGCCCTATTTTAGCCGGGTGAAAAGGTTAAACGCGAAAGGTCCTCCCTTATTAGAGAGCTTGAAAGTAGAGTCCGTTAAGAATATCAAAGATTTGGATGCCGATGGCTTATTTTTACTGGATATTCGCCATCCAGAAGCCTTTGCACGCTTTCACATTGAAAAGTCGGTTAATATTCCCGTGACTTCTTCTTTTTGCCATTGGGCGGGTTGGATGATACCGGAAAATATTCCTTTGGCCATCATTACGGGCCGTGAAAATCATATGTCAGAGATCATTAATCAACTGCGTTTAATAGGATTTGATCAGCCTTTCTACACGCTCACTTTAAAAGAAGAAGATGAAGAGGTGTTGGATCGTCCGGCTTGTCTTAGCTATCTGACAGCCGAAGACGTGGCCCAAAGATTAAAAGAGAGCCACGAAAACGTCGTTATCTTAGATGTGCGCACAGATGCAGAATGGCGATCTGGGCACATTGCGGATGCTTATCATGTAGAGTTAAATGACTTGTACCAATTTATGCACCGCCTTCCAGAAGACCGCTTGATCGCAGTTGTGTGTCGCAGTGGGATGCGAGCTTCAACGGCCGCCTCGGTATTGAAAAAATATGGGTTTAATCACGTGGCTAACATCAAAGGAGGCATGCAAGCATGGATAGAGCAACAATTGCCCATTATTATTGCAGACAAGGACTCCGATCTCTGAGTTTTTTCTGAGAAGCTCCATGTTTAGTATTTAGATGTTTTTGCCCAGCAAACGATTCGTTTTTTGAATACCCTTTAAAAGAGGATTAAATATGACTAATCAAACTCAGCAGCTAAGCTTGCAAATCGGAGACGTAGCGCCAGATTTTGTTGCTCAAACAACCGATGGGCTTCTTTATTTTCATCAATGGTTGGGAAATTCTTGGTGCGTATTCTTTTCGCATCCCAAAGATTTCACTCCAGTTTGCACAACAGAACTGGGATTGGCCTCCCGTTTAAAATCTCAATTTGAAAAGCGCAAGGTCAAATTGATTGCTCTGAGCGTGGGAAGTGTTGTTGATCATAGCGAATGGACCAAAGATATCAATGAAACGCAGCACACAAGTGTGAACTTTCCCTTGATCGGCGACGAAAATGGGCAGATTGCCAATCTCTACGGAATGATTCACCCAAAAGCGAATGACACCTTTACGGTGAGAACTGTTTTTATTATCGATCCCTCTAAAAAAATTCGGCTGATGATGACCTATCCTGCCTCAACAGGCCGCAATTTTACTGAAATTTTGAGAGTGATTGACTCCATGCAGTTGACTGATAATCACAGCGTCGCAACGCCAGCCGATTGGAAATGGGGTGATGAGTGCGTCATTTTGCCTAGTGTGACAGATCAAAATACCTTAAAAAAACTGTTTCCAAATGGATATCGCCAGATAAAGCCCTATTTACGAATGACTCCTCAGCCGGGAGTTGGACAAGAATCATAAGTACAAGGCTCTTGCAGACCTAGTCGTTTGCAAGAGCCTAAAAACGACCTTATCACGCTTAATAAGTCAATCTGCATCGTCTTCTAAAAGCCAGCCTGGCTGGATTTTTATCATGATAAACGTATCAAGCGTAAGACATCCCACGCTCCTACTCTGCCTGAATTTCCCCGACTTCGCATTCATAAAGCCTTCTACTAGTAAAAAATGTTAATCAAAATAATAAATTTGGTTGTATCAACGGATTTATAGAATTTATGATCTATTTACAATAAATTAATTTTACAGTCGGTGGTTTTTGTTGTATAATTATGTTTTATAGTAAATTTGAAATTTAAATAAAATTTGGATTTTTAAAATAATAACTTAATTGGAGTGTACACGTGGCAATTGAAAGACTAGGTTTTGTTGATCACCTCATTTTGATGGCTGAAAATTCGCGATGTGAAGCAACTAAGCGTAGTGGATTAAGCTTCATTGAAGGGAAAGTGGCGAGTTTGATCGACCGTGTCTTGGCTGTCATTTCTTCTTCTTATCGTGAATATCGCCTTAATCTACTTAATTCGTTTACAACCGCGCAGCCTCAAAATGCACATATAATTAGTGAAGTGGCTCGTCCCA
Coding sequences within it:
- a CDS encoding MBL fold metallo-hydrolase, giving the protein MLFQKIYTPGLAINTYLVGDEASKECVVIDPTRVIAPIIMAAESAGLTIIAILETHVHADFVSGSLELKQQLKGRPRIYASGMGGEEWTPSYADHVVKDGDSLKIGSLRLEALHTPGHTPEHVMWTCYDETRNADLAWFVFSGDCLFVGSVGRPDLLGEKEFDNLSSRLYQSLFETLATLPDSAEIFPAHGAGSLCGKALSGISSSTIGYERSSNPYLILSQKEEWKKAIRQDLPAVPPYFSRVKRLNAKGPPLLESLKVESVKNIKDLDADGLFLLDIRHPEAFARFHIEKSVNIPVTSSFCHWAGWMIPENIPLAIITGRENHMSEIINQLRLIGFDQPFYTLTLKEEDEEVLDRPACLSYLTAEDVAQRLKESHENVVILDVRTDAEWRSGHIADAYHVELNDLYQFMHRLPEDRLIAVVCRSGMRASTAASVLKKYGFNHVANIKGGMQAWIEQQLPIIIADKDSDL
- a CDS encoding peroxiredoxin, whose translation is MTNQTQQLSLQIGDVAPDFVAQTTDGLLYFHQWLGNSWCVFFSHPKDFTPVCTTELGLASRLKSQFEKRKVKLIALSVGSVVDHSEWTKDINETQHTSVNFPLIGDENGQIANLYGMIHPKANDTFTVRTVFIIDPSKKIRLMMTYPASTGRNFTEILRVIDSMQLTDNHSVATPADWKWGDECVILPSVTDQNTLKKLFPNGYRQIKPYLRMTPQPGVGQES